A genomic segment from Nitratiruptor sp. YY08-10 encodes:
- a CDS encoding YbeD family protein, with protein sequence MKELKDFDQKVKIEYPTIWRYKVIGENAKKTREAIESVTNRPTTITFSKQSNRGKYQSFNADIMVHSEEERENIYQELKAHKDVKMVL encoded by the coding sequence ATGAAAGAGCTTAAAGATTTTGATCAAAAAGTAAAAATTGAGTATCCAACCATTTGGCGGTATAAAGTGATTGGCGAAAATGCCAAAAAGACACGAGAAGCTATTGAAAGCGTAACAAATCGTCCAACAACGATTACCTTTTCAAAGCAGAGCAATCGTGGAAAATATCAAAGTTTCAATGCGGATATCATGGTACACTCTGAAGAGGAGAGGGAAAATATCTATCAAGAACTCAAGGCCCATAAAGATGTGAAAATGGTCCTTTGA
- a CDS encoding Dabb family protein, with product MVRHIVFMKFPDFSLAKKAKEKLLGMKEHIDVLKEIEVGIDFSRSQRSYDLALVTTFESKEDLETYRVHPYHQDEIVAWLKEIGTETKVVDYEL from the coding sequence ATGGTTCGACATATTGTCTTTATGAAGTTTCCTGATTTTAGTTTAGCAAAAAAAGCCAAAGAGAAGCTTCTGGGTATGAAAGAGCATATTGACGTACTCAAAGAGATCGAAGTCGGTATCGATTTTAGTAGAAGCCAAAGAAGTTATGATCTAGCCCTTGTAACAACATTTGAATCAAAAGAGGATCTTGAAACATATAGAGTCCATCCCTATCACCAAGATGAAATAGTGGCATGGCTCAAAGAGATAGGAACCGAAACGAAGGTGGTTGATTATGAACTCTGA
- a CDS encoding SIMPL domain-containing protein, translated as MKQILLVMLIAFSSLFASSKEATDVHVTLNASANIEPDIYSFGLFVFMTNLSEKTIINSLGIVDKTIRSLGLRYEGGRYSLYQNCHWEKDKRVCEGYKGEVGYQFFIQDPKTQNRVLQAIDELKSRIHKGFGFSIRYPHWEVSRSRRESVMQDLQLRLIDKAKTFGKKAGEKLSKQCHITSIDYTTRYFPVVRMLKSMTVKSDIQAPEPAKTKQRVEVKAKVKYVCR; from the coding sequence ATGAAACAGATCCTTTTGGTCATGCTTATTGCCTTTTCGAGTCTGTTTGCCTCTTCTAAAGAGGCGACAGATGTACATGTTACGCTCAATGCATCCGCAAATATCGAGCCAGATATCTATAGTTTTGGTTTGTTTGTCTTTATGACAAACTTGAGTGAAAAAACCATCATAAACAGTTTGGGAATCGTGGATAAAACCATTCGTTCTTTAGGGCTTCGTTATGAAGGAGGAAGATATTCGCTCTATCAAAATTGCCACTGGGAAAAAGATAAAAGGGTATGTGAAGGATATAAAGGGGAGGTTGGTTATCAATTTTTTATCCAAGACCCAAAAACGCAAAATAGAGTTTTACAAGCAATAGATGAGCTAAAAAGCAGAATACATAAAGGTTTTGGATTTAGTATACGTTATCCTCATTGGGAAGTTTCACGAAGCAGACGCGAGAGTGTTATGCAAGATCTGCAGTTACGGCTTATAGACAAGGCCAAGACTTTTGGAAAAAAAGCTGGTGAAAAACTTTCGAAACAGTGTCATATTACAAGTATCGATTATACTACCAGATATTTCCCTGTGGTACGAATGCTCAAGAGCATGACCGTAAAATCAGATATCCAAGCTCCCGAACCTGCTAAGACTAAACAGCGTGTCGAGGTGAAGGCGAAAGTGAAGTATGTGTGCCGTTAG
- a CDS encoding COG3014 family protein, whose translation MVQKRVAFIATSIILLLFTGCGPGLKNLGKSSAHMQEARQASTKAQYQNLFHKYKEENKTDDLLWDYEAGTVGYYVQHYKDSIFYFDKAEELIKKYDEEILASKVLSNVGAVLTNDTFMDYRPRIYEKIMVNTYKAIDFINKGDFQNARIEFNRALVREDRAKEFFAKEIGNEKEKLQKEKKKKLQNVQIKKQTTSPIEKKYSNLFAFKPYRDFTNPFTNYLAGIYFLSIGDYGKATNLLKECYGMVKGMDSGAEYVKADFELADKMKGSVLARKQHYTWVIFMNGLAPKKEELKINVPVFLVSNKVLYTGIALPTLKMRPRAFDALEVKTPTEQKKTKTVATMDRVIKLEFKKRFPIIMTRALTRTITQTIIQKQLHDRAGFLGGLAGAVYQGIMNRADTRMWERLPKEFQVARIQSSSEVAIYSPNGEIARIPTDANHDFLVFVTIQTPHSEPIISWQKL comes from the coding sequence ATGGTTCAAAAAAGAGTCGCTTTCATCGCTACTTCTATTATTCTACTTCTTTTTACCGGATGTGGACCGGGACTGAAAAATCTTGGAAAATCATCAGCGCACATGCAAGAAGCTCGGCAAGCTTCTACAAAAGCACAGTATCAAAATCTTTTTCATAAATACAAAGAAGAAAACAAAACCGATGATTTATTATGGGATTACGAGGCAGGAACTGTTGGCTACTATGTACAACACTATAAAGACAGTATCTTTTATTTCGACAAAGCAGAAGAATTGATCAAAAAGTATGATGAAGAGATTTTAGCTTCAAAAGTTCTCAGTAACGTAGGAGCGGTTCTGACCAACGATACGTTCATGGATTATCGTCCTAGAATCTATGAAAAAATCATGGTCAATACCTATAAAGCAATCGACTTTATCAACAAAGGTGATTTCCAAAATGCCAGAATTGAGTTTAACAGAGCGTTAGTCCGAGAAGACAGAGCAAAAGAGTTTTTTGCAAAAGAAATAGGGAATGAGAAAGAGAAACTTCAAAAAGAAAAAAAGAAAAAACTGCAAAATGTCCAAATAAAAAAACAGACCACAAGTCCGATAGAGAAAAAATACTCCAACCTATTCGCTTTCAAGCCATACAGAGATTTTACCAACCCATTTACCAACTATCTTGCAGGCATCTACTTTCTAAGCATCGGGGATTATGGAAAAGCAACAAATCTTTTAAAAGAGTGCTACGGTATGGTAAAAGGAATGGATAGTGGAGCTGAGTATGTTAAGGCTGATTTTGAACTCGCCGACAAAATGAAAGGCTCAGTATTGGCTCGAAAACAACATTATACTTGGGTGATTTTCATGAACGGCCTCGCTCCAAAAAAAGAGGAGTTGAAAATCAATGTCCCCGTTTTTCTAGTATCCAATAAAGTTTTATATACTGGTATTGCACTTCCAACGCTGAAAATGAGACCACGGGCTTTCGATGCTCTTGAAGTCAAAACACCAACGGAACAAAAGAAAACAAAAACTGTAGCAACAATGGATAGAGTTATCAAACTAGAATTCAAAAAACGGTTTCCTATAATTATGACACGGGCTTTGACAAGAACGATCACTCAAACCATCATCCAAAAACAGCTTCATGACAGAGCAGGTTTTCTAGGAGGACTTGCTGGAGCTGTATATCAAGGTATAATGAACAGAGCAGATACAAGAATGTGGGAGAGACTCCCAAAAGAGTTTCAAGTTGCAAGAATACAAAGTTCATCGGAAGTGGCTATCTATTCACCCAATGGTGAAATAGCAAGAATCCCAACTGATGCAAATCATGATTTTCTTGTATTTGTTACAATCCAGACACCACACAGTGAGCCGATTATCTCATGGCAAAAACTTTAA
- a CDS encoding DUF6844 domain-containing protein — translation MKKLVTLLIVCISFLYATDIESWKNDFIKAHGNFGQTDDHGRTFYYGEATINVTPLDPAYVKELVLAYEKAMLNLQSDFILQTFGRETVQRLAEIVENDSTNADQFPPLPEAQKMAQQGKIATIFNKALDVIDKKLDKELEKLGVPPQQLQKMTVEQQKTLFKDKLSSQIVKKAFSSMEGLVPYQVKIGTIITPVGKATKVAIIAITSPKTIQFAKDIARQRPTQVRGKPHMLSDLLPKAKEDYLNEIGLRYSYDEQGRPLLISYGMWSVSQKVTSPSRYLKKIDLAKRKARMRAESYIGDFIKTNIQAIESQDASSLEEEVAKKITTVDAAGNSSQKIRDNIKETLDSYFKKFKSSSNFSLQGTSEAYNWDYKEPKTGMIYVGSVVTWNYNQLNNVKRYIHQKHNTAKTTKTQAKTKSSVTIERESKVINDVEDF, via the coding sequence ATGAAAAAACTGGTAACACTATTGATCGTTTGTATAAGTTTCCTCTATGCCACAGATATAGAGAGCTGGAAAAACGATTTTATCAAAGCACATGGCAATTTTGGTCAAACAGATGATCATGGAAGAACATTTTACTATGGTGAGGCTACAATCAATGTAACACCCCTTGATCCAGCCTATGTAAAAGAGTTGGTTCTAGCTTATGAAAAGGCGATGCTCAATCTGCAATCTGACTTTATCCTCCAGACATTTGGACGAGAGACTGTTCAAAGACTTGCAGAAATCGTAGAAAACGACTCTACGAACGCTGATCAATTTCCTCCTTTACCGGAAGCCCAAAAAATGGCTCAGCAGGGAAAAATCGCTACCATTTTCAACAAGGCCTTGGATGTTATCGACAAAAAACTTGACAAAGAGTTAGAAAAATTGGGCGTTCCTCCTCAACAACTACAAAAAATGACCGTTGAGCAACAAAAGACGCTTTTTAAAGATAAATTGAGCTCTCAAATTGTCAAAAAAGCATTTAGCAGTATGGAAGGACTCGTGCCATATCAAGTAAAAATAGGTACTATAATTACACCGGTAGGAAAAGCGACAAAAGTTGCTATCATTGCTATAACATCACCTAAAACAATCCAGTTTGCCAAAGATATCGCTCGACAGCGACCAACGCAAGTTCGCGGAAAACCACATATGTTAAGCGATCTTCTTCCGAAGGCAAAAGAGGATTATCTCAATGAAATAGGACTACGATACAGCTATGATGAACAGGGCCGACCGCTGCTCATCTCTTATGGTATGTGGTCTGTCTCGCAAAAAGTCACCTCCCCATCGCGCTATCTCAAAAAGATCGATCTGGCCAAAAGAAAAGCGAGAATGCGTGCAGAATCTTATATTGGTGATTTTATAAAAACCAATATACAAGCAATTGAAAGCCAAGATGCATCCTCTTTAGAGGAAGAGGTAGCAAAGAAAATCACTACGGTCGATGCTGCAGGCAACAGCAGTCAAAAAATAAGAGACAACATTAAAGAGACATTGGATAGTTACTTCAAAAAATTCAAATCCTCCTCGAACTTTAGTCTTCAAGGAACAAGTGAGGCCTATAACTGGGATTATAAAGAGCCTAAAACAGGTATGATATACGTGGGTTCTGTGGTGACATGGAACTATAACCAGCTCAACAATGTCAAAAGATATATTCATCAAAAACACAATACTGCCAAAACAACAAAGACTCAAGCCAAAACAAAATCGTCTGTTACAATTGAAAGAGAATCAAAAGTCATCAACGATGTAGAGGATTTCTAA
- a CDS encoding CsgG/HfaB family protein encodes MKRLLLCLVLLNSFLWAGAHKVVSTRVVQGVGEGTTRSEAITEALVDALGQLQGVRLSKTAFSKDQLIETDTSSKSAYLYSSKIKKITHGKVNSYKVVEVMEIEPHHYKAIVEVTKRTTRYNYKDVGYNPHNRRTLAVLPFEYKPTYSLHGITIDGRELSRRLTQSIINKLTQTRKFTILDRQNSKYYEFEKSFLLSPGTDPVELVRIGKRLGADYFIIGQILDFGTDEKEGNYLLGPDETTEEAYATIAYRVLYVPRQQIKWSDTIDIAFEVPPTKRAESLTVKAGDKIAQVLVDQIMFNIYPPRIVRSSGKHIILNMGGNTLHPGDRFEIYALGKKIYDPYTKESLGREEIKIGELEITKVLPKFSYAKVIEGKAKKGAIIRPAASNYNENQNVGKESMFEEMFHK; translated from the coding sequence ATGAAACGATTGCTTCTTTGTCTTGTTCTATTGAATAGTTTCCTATGGGCTGGAGCGCACAAAGTTGTCTCCACCCGTGTAGTACAAGGAGTAGGAGAAGGAACAACGCGATCCGAAGCCATCACGGAAGCCTTAGTCGATGCCCTTGGACAACTTCAGGGAGTCCGATTGTCGAAAACCGCTTTTTCCAAAGACCAACTCATAGAAACAGACACATCATCAAAATCGGCTTATCTTTACAGCAGCAAAATCAAAAAGATAACACATGGAAAAGTAAATAGCTATAAAGTTGTTGAGGTGATGGAAATTGAACCGCACCATTATAAAGCCATCGTTGAAGTAACAAAACGCACTACCAGATACAATTATAAAGATGTGGGTTACAATCCCCATAATCGCCGTACTTTGGCGGTACTCCCTTTTGAATATAAGCCAACTTATTCGCTACATGGAATAACTATCGATGGAAGAGAGCTGAGTCGCCGGCTTACACAATCGATCATCAATAAGTTAACCCAAACAAGAAAATTTACCATTTTGGATAGACAAAATAGTAAATATTATGAATTCGAGAAAAGTTTCTTACTCTCCCCAGGAACGGATCCTGTTGAACTGGTTCGTATCGGTAAGCGACTTGGGGCAGACTACTTTATCATTGGTCAGATATTAGACTTTGGGACTGATGAAAAGGAAGGCAACTATCTATTAGGTCCCGATGAGACTACAGAGGAGGCTTATGCCACAATAGCCTATCGCGTTCTTTATGTTCCAAGACAACAGATCAAGTGGTCCGATACTATCGATATAGCATTTGAAGTGCCTCCTACCAAAAGAGCTGAAAGTCTTACCGTAAAAGCAGGAGATAAAATAGCTCAAGTTTTAGTTGATCAAATAATGTTCAATATTTATCCGCCACGTATCGTTCGCTCTTCTGGTAAACATATCATTCTTAATATGGGAGGCAACACCCTCCATCCGGGAGATAGATTTGAAATATATGCTCTGGGCAAAAAAATATATGATCCCTATACAAAAGAGTCTTTAGGACGTGAAGAGATAAAGATAGGAGAGCTGGAAATAACAAAGGTTTTACCTAAATTTTCCTATGCAAAAGTTATAGAAGGAAAAGCAAAAAAAGGAGCAATTATCAGACCGGCAGCAAGCAATTACAATGAAAATCAAAATGTAGGCAAAGAGTCCATGTTTGAGGAGATGTTCCACAAGTGA
- a CDS encoding ABC transporter permease: protein MKWLYIEELYAYLARNKKRTAIAIAGIALGVLTLVLMSGISGAMRQKTLQELGTFGSRLIVIAPGDLIVFGHKSATLGNVQTLTISDAVAIRDKIESVEGIALMKNAMLPVSTKKRLEPREIIGVDSAFFSLLDFTFLCGGTFTDFQKVAVIGSQTTKDFFDTSCPLGQHICIAKIPFAIRGVLAPRGNIGMEDYDSTLFIPIRVMQRLLTKSNWLDGIFVLSKSSDQNRFLIKQISDLLQKRHGKKDFSVMEYEVASTTSTKMEQLFSILSIIVATIAYSVGILGIIAIMALSVYERVIEIAIKRVVGARKTDIFGQFLLESTILSMAGAVLGTGVALILLFLIEYIAHWPWFIPIQTLIIATMLSIIIGIIASLYPAFKAISLEPLKILKLYEEG from the coding sequence ATGAAATGGCTTTACATAGAAGAACTGTACGCTTATCTTGCAAGAAACAAAAAAAGGACCGCTATTGCCATCGCAGGCATTGCACTTGGAGTACTGACATTGGTTCTCATGAGTGGTATCAGCGGAGCGATGCGACAAAAGACATTGCAAGAACTTGGGACATTTGGGAGTCGGCTCATTGTCATTGCACCGGGTGATTTAATCGTTTTTGGCCATAAAAGTGCTACATTGGGCAATGTTCAGACACTCACAATAAGTGATGCTGTTGCGATCCGAGACAAGATTGAAAGCGTAGAAGGTATAGCCTTGATGAAAAATGCGATGTTGCCTGTCAGTACCAAAAAGCGCCTGGAACCAAGGGAGATCATAGGCGTCGATAGTGCTTTTTTTTCTCTTTTGGATTTTACATTTTTATGCGGAGGAACTTTTACAGACTTTCAAAAAGTAGCTGTGATAGGGTCGCAAACAACAAAAGATTTTTTCGACACCTCCTGTCCCCTTGGCCAACATATATGTATAGCAAAAATCCCTTTTGCGATTCGAGGAGTCTTGGCTCCTCGTGGCAATATCGGTATGGAAGATTATGATAGCACTCTTTTTATCCCTATACGTGTAATGCAAAGGCTTCTTACAAAAAGCAACTGGCTCGATGGTATTTTTGTGCTCTCGAAAAGCAGTGATCAAAACAGATTTCTCATCAAGCAGATCAGCGATCTTTTACAAAAAAGACACGGCAAAAAAGATTTTAGCGTTATGGAATACGAAGTAGCCAGTACAACTTCGACAAAGATGGAACAACTTTTTTCTATCCTCAGTATCATTGTTGCCACGATCGCCTATAGTGTAGGTATCCTTGGTATCATTGCCATAATGGCACTTTCAGTCTATGAAAGGGTGATAGAGATAGCCATTAAGCGGGTTGTTGGTGCCAGGAAAACAGATATTTTTGGGCAATTTCTACTAGAGTCAACGATACTCAGTATGGCAGGAGCGGTACTGGGCACAGGAGTTGCTCTGATTCTTCTTTTTCTTATCGAATATATCGCCCATTGGCCATGGTTTATTCCTATTCAAACATTGATTATAGCAACGATGCTCTCTATAATTATTGGTATCATTGCCAGCCTCTATCCGGCCTTCAAAGCCATCTCATTGGAACCTCTGAAAATTCTCAAACTCTATGAAGAGGGCTAA
- a CDS encoding NTP transferase domain-containing protein, which produces MGRDKSLLSFGDKPLIQYQFERLLPLFDEVYISSKSEKFNFTAPLILDSSDIYAPTPAFLDIFQNLEEFFAISVDAPFIDKPIIEKLIEEAKKYPNKDAIIAKTNFPHPLIGIYRKSIQSKIENALETNNLKLNSILKEANTHYVDFQEDERFLNLNYPDEYKKALQLKKVLL; this is translated from the coding sequence ATGGGAAGGGACAAATCCCTTCTCTCATTTGGAGACAAACCACTTATTCAGTATCAGTTTGAGCGTCTGCTTCCTCTTTTTGATGAGGTTTACATCTCCTCAAAGAGCGAGAAATTCAACTTCACCGCTCCACTCATTCTTGACAGCAGCGATATTTACGCGCCAACTCCCGCATTTTTGGATATTTTTCAAAATCTTGAAGAGTTTTTCGCCATAAGTGTCGATGCTCCTTTTATCGATAAACCGATCATAGAAAAACTGATTGAAGAAGCAAAAAAATATCCAAATAAAGACGCCATTATCGCAAAAACCAATTTCCCCCATCCTCTTATAGGAATCTACCGCAAATCGATTCAATCAAAGATAGAAAATGCTCTCGAAACAAACAATCTTAAGCTCAACTCTATTTTAAAAGAAGCAAATACCCATTATGTGGACTTTCAAGAGGATGAAAGATTTTTAAATCTCAACTATCCCGATGAATACAAAAAAGCTTTGCAACTCAAAAAAGTTTTGCTATAA
- the lpoB gene encoding penicillin-binding protein activator LpoB, translating to MKKLVLLSTTAAMLFFSGCATSSSQVRYINHEKAGTSAPVSLGLDYEDINRAAQKLVNSMLKSPYLDRMYRIKMRKEGKPLVLMISDFTNDTTQRLDIDQIVKKIRIALLNSGKFIVTTALRAGGPEDRATMELRKLRKNKEFNQKTIAKQGTVIAPDLSLSGKIIQRTTPLPNGEQRVDYYIQMSLTDVTSGLAFWEGEEVISKAGSSKAAPW from the coding sequence ATGAAAAAATTGGTACTACTCTCAACCACTGCCGCTATGCTTTTTTTTAGTGGATGCGCGACTTCCTCGTCGCAAGTGCGTTATATCAATCATGAAAAGGCTGGTACATCAGCACCCGTTTCCCTAGGACTCGACTATGAAGATATCAATAGAGCAGCACAAAAACTTGTCAACTCTATGCTCAAATCTCCCTACCTTGATAGAATGTATAGGATTAAAATGAGAAAAGAGGGAAAACCACTTGTTTTGATGATCAGTGACTTTACCAATGATACCACACAAAGACTCGACATAGATCAAATTGTCAAAAAAATAAGAATTGCGCTTTTAAACAGTGGAAAATTTATTGTCACTACTGCACTAAGAGCTGGAGGCCCGGAAGATAGAGCGACAATGGAACTTAGAAAGTTAAGAAAAAATAAAGAGTTTAATCAAAAAACGATTGCAAAACAAGGAACGGTTATTGCACCAGATTTGAGTCTTTCTGGCAAAATCATCCAACGAACCACTCCTTTGCCAAATGGGGAGCAGCGAGTGGATTACTATATCCAGATGAGCCTTACAGATGTTACAAGCGGACTCGCTTTCTGGGAAGGTGAAGAGGTTATCAGTAAAGCCGGCAGCAGCAAAGCTGCACCATGGTAA
- a CDS encoding YcfL family protein: MKRWLIALSVLFLLTGCAKSVSNEAVSNPDRNIIKNSYLEQKVEILDHHTRYTNGLLEAMVRLHNKTKDFQDLEYRFIWLDSDGFVVEKEPWQPLTLNGLETTQVSSIAHSPNVVDFKFEIRQKQ; the protein is encoded by the coding sequence ATGAAAAGATGGCTCATAGCATTGAGTGTTCTATTTTTACTCACAGGATGCGCCAAAAGTGTCAGCAACGAAGCTGTTTCAAATCCAGATAGAAATATCATAAAAAATAGTTACCTAGAACAAAAAGTAGAGATTCTTGATCATCATACACGATATACAAACGGTCTTTTAGAAGCAATGGTTCGGCTTCACAACAAGACAAAAGATTTTCAAGATTTGGAATACCGATTTATCTGGCTTGATAGTGATGGATTTGTAGTAGAAAAAGAGCCGTGGCAACCTCTTACGCTCAATGGCCTTGAAACGACACAGGTGAGTTCCATTGCCCATTCACCAAATGTTGTTGATTTTAAGTTCGAAATTCGTCAAAAACAGTAA
- a CDS encoding ABC transporter permease, with protein MMKIWPDMHNGSFGYKMVRFYLRDLFAFLLFYKGRTLFALLGIILGIASLVFIVAAIEGSQLKAKKIIDMLGSDTILIRSSFGSRVSFRHIPMKLDIHQYNLIKKIDGIKSLDYFYVKKVNVKRKSFGKKLLVEGFTLGTLEHFGYRPKWGRFFLPKDFQNFSKVVVVGQDIVQEFFQGKNPLGKSLLIGKEPFWVIGVYQKRGKSPRGNSMDERIMMPVSTYRKFIQHEYHKIFAMVAKVSRDANYKRVLKDIQTILNKTLKPDDYFLITPQKIMKFLSMLSTSLTLFLGIASFTALFVSGFVLSNIFLINNKTRAWELGLRRAIGATKKDIFLRIVFEASIIALMGALLGTLFGFLSVHYILPLLQIPVLYPIKAFFIATIFSIVTAFLAALSPAKEAASLNPIEALRQRL; from the coding sequence ATGATGAAAATATGGCCAGATATGCACAACGGATCATTCGGATACAAGATGGTCAGATTCTATCTACGTGATCTTTTCGCGTTTCTTCTTTTCTATAAAGGGCGCACACTCTTTGCACTGCTTGGAATTATTCTTGGCATTGCTTCACTCGTTTTCATTGTAGCAGCCATCGAAGGCAGCCAACTCAAAGCAAAAAAGATCATCGACATGCTTGGGAGCGACACTATTTTGATACGCTCGAGCTTTGGAAGTCGCGTCTCTTTTCGACACATTCCCATGAAACTGGACATTCATCAATACAATCTCATCAAAAAAATAGATGGAATCAAAAGTCTTGACTACTTCTACGTCAAAAAAGTGAACGTAAAACGGAAGAGTTTTGGGAAAAAACTACTTGTCGAAGGCTTTACACTGGGCACGCTTGAACATTTTGGATATAGGCCAAAATGGGGACGGTTTTTCTTGCCAAAAGATTTTCAAAATTTTTCCAAAGTAGTCGTCGTTGGACAAGACATTGTCCAGGAGTTTTTTCAAGGAAAAAACCCTTTAGGAAAAAGCCTATTGATCGGGAAAGAGCCATTTTGGGTTATTGGTGTCTATCAAAAAAGAGGGAAAAGTCCCAGAGGCAACAGCATGGATGAACGTATCATGATGCCTGTCTCTACATATAGAAAATTTATCCAGCACGAATATCATAAAATATTTGCGATGGTGGCAAAAGTCTCCCGTGACGCCAACTATAAAAGAGTTTTGAAAGATATTCAGACAATTTTAAACAAAACGCTCAAACCCGATGACTATTTTCTCATCACACCCCAAAAAATCATGAAGTTTCTCTCGATGCTCAGTACATCTTTGACGCTCTTTTTGGGCATAGCATCTTTCACAGCACTGTTCGTAAGTGGTTTTGTCCTTTCCAATATCTTTCTTATCAACAACAAAACACGAGCGTGGGAACTTGGTTTGCGGCGAGCAATCGGTGCAACCAAAAAAGATATTTTCCTTCGTATTGTTTTTGAAGCCTCTATAATCGCACTGATGGGAGCACTCCTTGGAACACTCTTTGGATTTTTGAGTGTGCATTATATCTTGCCTCTGTTGCAAATTCCTGTACTCTATCCCATAAAAGCGTTTTTCATAGCAACTATTTTTTCTATTGTCACCGCGTTTTTAGCCGCTTTATCTCCAGCCAAAGAGGCTGCATCACTTAATCCGATAGAAGCATTGAGGCAACGCCTATGA
- the moaC gene encoding cyclic pyranopterin monophosphate synthase MoaC — protein MNSDLTHLDEKKRPKMVDVGVKDETERIAVASGIIEVTPEAFDAVKNETTKKGAVLHTAVIAAIMGAKKTPDLIPMCHPLLLTSINCDVDELPELPGFKLVVTCKLKGRTGVEMEALTGVSIGLLTIYDMLKAIDKGMVIKNIQLERKSGGKSGDFVR, from the coding sequence ATGAACTCTGATTTAACCCATTTAGATGAAAAAAAACGTCCCAAAATGGTAGATGTGGGGGTCAAAGATGAGACGGAGCGCATCGCCGTTGCCAGCGGAATTATCGAAGTTACCCCCGAGGCATTTGACGCGGTAAAAAACGAAACGACTAAAAAAGGGGCGGTTCTTCACACAGCCGTTATAGCTGCCATCATGGGAGCCAAAAAGACACCGGATCTCATCCCTATGTGCCATCCGCTGCTTTTAACCTCTATCAACTGTGACGTGGACGAGCTTCCAGAGCTTCCCGGATTTAAACTGGTGGTCACTTGTAAGCTAAAAGGCAGAACCGGCGTGGAGATGGAAGCTTTGACTGGTGTGAGCATCGGACTTTTAACCATTTATGATATGCTCAAAGCGATCGACAAAGGGATGGTGATTAAAAATATCCAGCTTGAACGAAAGAGCGGAGGCAAAAGCGGCGATTTTGTGCGCTAA